The Solibacillus sp. FSL W7-1436 genome window below encodes:
- a CDS encoding Na+/H+ antiporter subunit E, giving the protein MLGQFIINLFIAALWFLLKDDPTADFTTFMSGFLVGTLILYAMHRFFGTQFYLRRVLKIIKLILIFIRELLSSSISVLKQVLGPQMNFTPGIFTYETKLRGDYQVTTLALLLTLTPGSVVMEVSEDNSTFYIHAMDIEESKETVLRSIGKFERAILEVTQ; this is encoded by the coding sequence ATGTTAGGTCAATTTATTATAAATTTATTTATTGCGGCGCTTTGGTTTTTGTTAAAGGATGATCCAACTGCAGACTTTACGACGTTTATGTCAGGCTTTTTAGTCGGAACATTGATTTTATATGCTATGCACCGATTTTTCGGAACACAGTTTTACTTGCGTCGTGTATTAAAGATTATTAAGCTCATCCTCATATTTATTCGAGAGCTGCTTTCATCAAGTATTTCTGTATTAAAACAAGTACTGGGTCCACAGATGAATTTCACACCGGGTATTTTCACTTATGAAACAAAATTAAGAGGAGACTACCAGGTGACGACATTGGCCCTGTTATTAACATTGACACCGGGTTCTGTTGTAATGGAAGTTTCAGAAGATAACAGTACGTTTTATATTCATGCAATGGATATAGAAGAATCGAAAGAAACGGTACTCCGTTCAATCGGCAAGTTTGAACGTGCCATTTTGGAGGTGACACAATGA
- a CDS encoding Na(+)/H(+) antiporter subunit F1 has protein sequence MIDLILKAALVLFMVAIGLSLFRVIKGPSLPDRAIALDTIGVNLISAIAIVSIVLKTKAFLEAILILGILAFIGTIAFSKYIERGVIVERKSAD, from the coding sequence ATGATCGATTTGATTCTAAAGGCTGCACTTGTACTATTTATGGTGGCAATCGGTCTATCCCTATTCCGTGTAATAAAAGGACCGTCATTGCCTGACCGCGCAATCGCTCTTGATACGATTGGCGTCAATTTAATTTCTGCGATCGCCATCGTGTCGATTGTTTTAAAAACAAAGGCATTTTTGGAAGCGATTTTAATATTGGGGATTTTAGCATTTATCGGAACGATTGCATTCTCGAAATATATAGAAAGAGGTGTCATTGTTGAGCGTAAATCAGCTGATTGA
- a CDS encoding Na+/H+ antiporter subunit G, translating into MSVNQLIELMAALLILLGAIVSVISAFGMIRLPDVYTRSHAATKSATLSVLLCLFGGFIYFWIHDGYVSIRLILGIIFVFITAPVSGHLVCRAAYRSRVPLAEGSGDDALNEILFGEENLQVKEEVEATLKEIK; encoded by the coding sequence TTGAGCGTAAATCAGCTGATTGAGTTAATGGCGGCACTTCTTATCTTGCTTGGTGCAATTGTGAGTGTCATTAGCGCATTCGGCATGATACGTTTACCGGATGTGTACACACGCTCACATGCCGCAACGAAAAGTGCGACACTTTCCGTATTGCTTTGTTTGTTCGGCGGCTTCATTTACTTTTGGATCCATGATGGCTATGTGAGCATTCGCCTTATTTTAGGTATTATATTCGTATTTATTACGGCACCTGTTTCCGGACATTTAGTCTGTCGTGCGGCGTATCGTTCACGCGTACCGCTGGCTGAAGGTTCTGGAGACGATGCATTAAATGAAATCCTGTTCGGCGAAGAAAATCTGCAAGTAAAAGAAGAAGTGGAAGCTACATTGAAAGAAATTAAATAA
- a CDS encoding GntR family transcriptional regulator, whose protein sequence is MIFNTQSTMPIYMQVAEWIENEILADRLLPEAKVYSQYQLAEIFNINPATAGKGLTVLVEKEVLYKKRGLGMFVIGDAKHRILTTRRSDTLTKMAKDIVEEAKRLAVMDEDLIELIRHIQKEG, encoded by the coding sequence TTGATTTTTAATACACAGAGTACAATGCCTATTTATATGCAAGTGGCGGAATGGATCGAAAATGAGATACTGGCAGACCGGCTGCTTCCGGAAGCGAAAGTTTATTCCCAGTATCAGCTTGCTGAAATTTTTAATATTAATCCGGCAACAGCCGGGAAAGGTCTGACTGTTTTAGTGGAAAAAGAAGTTTTGTATAAAAAGAGAGGGCTTGGAATGTTCGTGATCGGGGATGCGAAACATCGGATTTTAACGACAAGACGAAGCGATACATTGACGAAGATGGCAAAGGATATTGTGGAAGAAGCAAAACGTTTAGCTGTGATGGATGAAGATTTGATTGAGCTGATCAGGCATATTCAAAA